In Streptomyces sp. ML-6, the genomic stretch CCACCTGGAATGGATGGAGCGGCAGGTCGGCCGCTACCCCTTCGAGACGTACGGGCTGCTGATCGCCGACACCGAGACCGGCTTCCAGCTGGAGACCCAGACGCTCTCGCTCTTCGAGCGCTCCCTGTTCACCGGGCCCGGCCACCCCGAGTGGTACGTCGACTCGGTGATGGTGCACGAGCTCGCCCACCAGTGGTTCGGCGACAGCGTCTCCCCGCAGATGTGGTCCGACCTGTGGCTCAACGAGGGACACGCCACCTGGTACGAGGCCCGCTACGCCGAGGAGTACGCCGACCGGCCGCTGGAGGACCGGATGCGTGCGGCATACACCAGGTCCGACGGCTGGCGCGCCGCGGGCGGCCCGCCGGCCCGCCCGTACCCCCCGGAGCCCGGCCAGAAGATCAGCCTGTTCCGGCCGGTCGTGTACGACGGCAGCGCACTGATCCTGTACGCGCTGCGCCAGGAGATCGGCGAGGACGCGTTCGACCGGCTGGAGCGGAGCTGGGTGCACGAGCACCGGGACTCCAACGCCACCACCGAGGACTTCGTCCGGCTGGCGTCACGGACCGTGGGACGGGACATGACCCCGTTCCTAGACGGCTGGCTGTACGGCGAGAAGACGCCGCCGATGCCGGGACACCCCGACTGGCGCAGTGCCGAGCCCGCCGCACGGCGATAAATCCAGTGACGCGCGAGGTGGCGCGTGCCACTATCGAGGAGTCGCCGCGGCGGCCGGAACGGGATTCCCGCAGCGGGAATCATCGGGAGAGGTCACGCGTTGTGACTGATGTACCGGACTCCCCGGATTTCCAACGACGTAAGGATCCAATGACCTCCTCTTCTTCCCTTCCCCAGGACGCGCAGAACGCGCAGAGTGCTACGGAGAATGTCACCGAAAGCCTCACCGAGAGCCTTCGGGCCGACGCCCTGATGGAAGAGGACGTCGCCTGGAGCCACGAGATCGACGGAGAGCGGGACGGCGAGCAGTTCGACCGCTCGGAGCGCGCCGCGCTCCGACGGGTGGCCGGCCTCTCCACCGAGCTCGAGGACGTCACCGAGGTCGAGTACCGGCAGCTGCGCCTGGAGCGCGTGGTGCTGGTCGGCGTCTGGACCTCGGGGACCGTGCACGACGCGGAGAACTCCCTCGCGGAGCTGGCCGCGCTCGCAGAGACGGCGGGCGCCCAGGTGCTCGACGCCGTCTTCCAGCGCCGCGACAAGCCGGACCCGGCCACCTACATCGGTTCGGGCAAGGCGCTGGAGCTGCGCGACATCGTCCTCGAATCGGGGGCCGACACCGTCGTGTGCGACGGTGAGCTCAGCCCCGGCCAGCTGATCCATCTGGAAGACGTCGTCAAGGTGAAGGTGGTCGACCGGACCGCCCTGATCCTCGACATCTTCGCCCAGCACGCCAAGTCCCGAGAGGGCAAGGCACAGGTCTCGCTGGCCCAGATGCAGTACATGCTGCCGCGGCTGCGCGGCTGGGGCCAGTCGCTGTCCCGTCAGATGGGCGGTGGCGGTTCCAGCGGCGGTGGCGGCATGGCCACCCGTGGTCCCGGTGAGACCAAGATCGAGACCGACCGGCGTCGGATCCGCGAGAAGATGGCGAAGATGCGCCGGGAGATCGCGGAGATGAAGACCGGCCGCGAGATCAAGCGCCAGGAGCGCAAGCGCAACAAGGTGCCCTCGGTCGCCATCGCCGGCTACACCAACGCGGGCAAGTCCTCGCTGCTCAACCGGCTGACCGGTGCGGGCGTCCTGGTGGAGAACGCACTGTTCGCCACCCTGGACCCGACCGTCCGCCGGGCCGAGACGCCGAGCGGCCGGGTCTACACCCTGGCCGACACCGTCGGGTTCGTACGGCATCTGCCGCACCACCTCGTCGAGGCGTTCCGCTCCACGATGGAGGAGGTCGGCGAGTCCGACCTGATCCTGCACGTGGTGGACGGCGCCCACCCGGCGCCGGAGGAGCAGCTCGCCGCGGTGCGCGAGGTGATCCGCGAAGTGGGCGCGCTCGACGTGCCCGAGATCGTGGTGATCAACAAGGCGGACGCGGCCGATCCGCTGGTGCTGCAGCGGCTGCTGCGCATCGAGAAGCACGCGATCGCCGTCTCGGCGCGCACCGGTGCCGGTATCGAGGAGCTGCTGGAGCTCATCGACACCGAACTGCCCCGGCCGTCGGTCGAGATCGAGGCGCTCGTGCCGTACATCCAGGGCGGACTCGTCTCCCGGGTGCACGCCGAGGGCGAGGTGATCTCCGAGGAACACACCTCGGACGGCACCCTGCTCAAGGCGCGGGTGCACGAGGAACTGGCCGCGGAGCTCTCCTCGTTCATCCCCGTGGCGCACTGACCGCACGACCGCACCGCTTCGCAGAAAACCGAAGGCCCGCCCCGAGGGGGCGGGCCTTCGGGCGTACGGCCGCCGTCCCGTTACCGGCCGGCGAACTTGTCGGTCATCGTGGTGAAGACCTCCTCGGCGCCCGCTCCCAGCTGGGGACCGGCCAGCCAGCCCGAGGTCACCGGCCCGATGGAGGTGTTGGAGACCAGCACGGACTTTCCGTCACGGCCCTTCACGAACCAGCCGCCGCCGGAGGAACCGCCGGTCATGGTGCAGCCGATGCGGTACATCGCCGGAGTGCTCGGGCTGATGGAGAGCCGCCCGGGACGGTCCACGCACTTGTGCATGATCAGGCCGTCGTACGGGGGAGCGGCCGGGTAGCCCCAGGCGCCCATGCCGCTGATCCGCGAGATCTCGGGGGCGTCGAACTCGACTGCCAGGGCGTTGCCGACGGTCTCCTCCAGCGACTTGGTGCCGCGCTCCGGCTTCACGTGCAGCACCGCGTAGTCGTAGGGGGCGCCCTCGCCCCCGGTGGGTCCGCCGCCGGTGATCCACTCCCCGGACGTGGTCGCCCAGTCCGCCCAGTACGCGCCGTACGGGGCGACCTCCTGCGGCTGCGCGTTCTTCAGCGCGGCGGCGGACTTGCCCTCGTCGTTGTAGGCGGGCACGAAGACGATGTTGCGGTACCAGCCGCCCTTCGAACCGGCGTGCACGCAGTGCCCGGCGGTCCACACCAGGTTGGACTTCCCCGGGTTCTCCGGGTCCTTGACGACCGTGCCGGAGCAGACCATCGAACCCTCGGGGGAGTCGAAGAACACCTTGCCGACCGGGGCCGCGTAGTCGTGGTAGGGGGTCTTCTCGCGCACGGCCGTCACCGGGGCGGGCTCCGGGTCGCTGACGCCCTGGCCGCCGGAGACGTCACCGGCCGCCAGGGTCTTCGCCGGGTCCTTGGCGGACTTCATCCGCTCGGGCTTCCACAGCCCCTCGATGACCGGGTTGACGAAGTCCTTGGCCTCGCGCAGCCACGTGTCCTTGTCCCAGTTCTTCCACTCGCCGTTCCGCCACTTGTCCGGGTCGACGCCGTGCTTCTTCAGCTGTTCGGCCAGCTCGTCGGAGAGGGAACCGCCGCTGTTCTCGCCACCGGCGGATTCGGCGGCGGCCGGCTTGTCGGCCGCGTTGTCCTCCTCCGGCCCGCAGGCCGTGGCCGTCAGCGCGAGCGCGGCGGCGATGCCGGTCGCGGCGAGCAGCGAACGTATGGATCGCATGGAAGGAATTCCCCCTGAAATCACTGAAATTGCCATGAACTTGTCACGTGGAAGGGCGGTCGGATCCGATGGCCGCCCAGGACGCAGCCCCACCCTATGACGGTTCCGGAGGCGCTTTTCGCCACCGGAACCGGCGGGGAGGGGCGGCGCACGTGCCGGGGCCCCGGCGCACAACTCCCGCGCCGGGGCCCCGAGATGCCGTCACCGTCGCCCGGACCGGTCCGGGCGACGGCGCGTCGTCACTGTCCCGCGTACTTCTTGCTGACCGCCTCGTAGATGCCCTTGGCCTCCTTGCCGAACCGCGGCCCGGCGAGCCAGCCGGCCGTGACCGGACCGATGGAGGTGTTGGACACCAGCGCGGGCTTGCCGTCCTGGCCCGCGGCCACCCAGCCGCCGCCGGAGGAACCGCCGGTCATGCTGCAGCCGATGCGGTACATCGTGGGATCCTGCTCGACCAGCGAGAGCCGGCCCGGCTTGTCCGCGCACTGGAACGCCTTCTGGCCGTCGTAGGGCGGGGCGGCCGGGTAGCCGGTTGCCGTCATGCTCTCGATCTTCGGCACGGCCGGGGCGTTGAACTCCACGGGCAGCGCGGAGCCCACCGTCTCCTCCAGGGACTTGCCCGTCGAGCCCTTCTCCGGCGCGACCTGCAGCACGGCGAAGTCGTACGGAGCGCCCAGCCCGCCGGTCGAGGCGCCCTGCGAGATCCACTGCTCGGAGGTCTGGGCCCAGACGCCCCACCACACGCCGTAGGGCGCGATCTGCTGCTTGGTCGCCTTCTTCAGCTCGGCCAGGGAGAGGCCCTCGTTGTTGTACGAGGGCACGAAGGCGATGTTGCGGTACCAGCCGCCCTGCTTGCCCGCGTGCACGCAGTGCCCGGCGGTCCACACCATGTTGGACTTCCCCGGGTGCGCCGGGTCCTTCACCACGGTCGCGGAACAGACCATGGAGCCCTTCGGACCGTCGAAGAGCAGCTTCCCGGATTCCGGGGCGTTGGCGTGGTACGGGGTCTCCACCCCGGCGGCCCGGACCGGGGCGGGCGTCGGGTCGGTGACGCCCTTGTCACCCGAGATGTCGTTGTCGACCGGCTTCTGCGGCGCCTTGTCCGCGTCCCGCATCCGGTCCGGGTCCCAGAGGTCCTCGATGATCGGGTTGACGAAGTCCTTGGCCTCGCGCAGCCACTTGTCCTTGTCCCAGTTCTTCCACTCGCCGTTCCGCCACTTGTCCGGATCGATCCCGTGCTCCTTGAGCCGGTTCTTGAGGTCGTCCGGGATGGTGATCCCGCCGCCCGAGGACTGGCCGGTGGAGGCACTCGGCTCGCCGCCCGCGTTGTCCTCCTCCGGCCCGCAGGCGGTGGCGGTGAGCGCGAGGACGGTGGCGGCCGCGGCCGCGGCGAGCACCGAGGAGGACCGGCGGAGTGCCGTTCCCCGGCGTGCGGCGCGGGCCGGTCGTATGAGTCGCATGTGGTGATCCCCCTGGGACTTCTTCGTAACTCAACACTTCTGTACTGCACTGCGGTACTGCTCCGAGCCGCCCGGCCCGAACGTCCGACGGATCGCCGGAAGGCTGTTCGGGATCCTGTGCGGCCCCCACTATGCCGGTGCCGATGGGGACGGCGTGCGGCAGGGCCGTGGTTCCGCGGCCACAAGGATCTTCCGATTTACCCGTGATCCGGCGTGCCCGGCGTCGTTGGTACGGGCGGGGGAGCCCGGGACGGGGTTCACCCCCGCAGTCCGTCCGTGCGCCGACGCCCGGATGTGCAACGCAACCGTTACCGCGGGAGGACCGACAGCAGTGGCCGTGACCGAACCAGCTCCGGTGGCAGCACCGGCGGTGCACGAGGGGATCCTGCGCCGCCAGTCGCTGCGCGAATCCGCCGCCCGTACCTATGCGCGCTCACTGCCGATCGTGCCGGTGAGGGCGCGGGGACTGACCATCGAGGGCGCGGACGGACGGCGTTACCTCGACTGTCTCTCCGGAGCGGGCACCCTGGCCCTGGGGCACAACCATCCGGTCGTCCTGGAGGCGATCAAGAAGGTCCTCGACTCGGGCGCCCCGCTGCACGTCCTCGATCTGGCCACCCCGGTCAAGGACGCCTTCACCACGGAACTCTTCGCCACGCTGCCGAAGGAGTTCGCCGACGACGCCCGCATCCAGTTCTGCGGGCCGGCCGGGACGGACGCGGTCGAGGCGGCGTTCAAACTGGTCCGCGGGGCGACCGGCCGCAGCGGACTCCTCGCCTTCACCGGCGCCTACCACGGGATGACGGCGGGTGCCCTCGCCGCCTCGGGCGGCGCCGAGGACGTACGGGTCACCCGGCTGCCCTTCCCACAGGACTACCGCTGCCCCTTCGGCATCGGCGGCGAGCGCGGCGCGGAGATCGCCGCCCGGTGGACCGAGAACCTCCTGGACGATCCCAAGGGGGGCACGCCCCCGTCGGCCGGAATGATCCTCGAACCGGTACAGGGCGAAGGGGGAGTGAACCCCGCCCCCGACGGCTGGATGCGCCGGATGCGGGAGATCACCGCGGCCCGGTCCGTCCCGCTCGTCGTCGACGAGGTCCAGACGGGCGTCGGCCGCACCGGTGCCTTCTGGGCCGTCGAGCACAGCGGGATCGTGCCCGACGTGATGGTGCTCTCCAAGGCCATCGGCGGTTCCCTCCCGCTCGCCGTGATCGTCTACCGCTCCGAGCTCGACACCTGGCAACCGGGCGCCCACGCCGGCACCTTCCGGGGCAACCAGCTCGCGATGGCGGCGGGCACGGCCACCCTGGCCTTCGTACGGGAGAACCGCCTGGACGAGCGGGCCGCCACGCTCGGGGCCCGCATGCTCGCCGCCCTCCGGGCGCTGGCCGCCGACCACCCCACCGTCGGCGACGTACGGGGGCGCGGCCTGATGCTCGGGCTCGAACTGGTCGACCCCGGGGGCGCCGCGCCCGGCGACGGCCCCGAACCCCCGCCCGCCCCGGTCCTCGCCGCAGCCGTCCAGCAGGAGTGCCTGCACCGGGGACTCATCGTCGAACTCGGCGGACGCCACAGTTCCGTCGTACGCCTCCTGCCACCCCTCACCCTCACCGACGAACAGGCAACAGCGGTCGTGGACCGCCTCGCCGACGCCCTGGCAGCCGCCGAGCGGCTGTCGTTCCGCCGGACCACGACCGGGTCGGTCCGCTGACCCCGGACACCCTCACGAGAAAGACCGCCGTGAACCCCACCTCCGCCCCCCACACCGACGGCCCTTCCCCCACCCAGCAACGAGGGCCGGTCGGCCCCGCCGGGAACCTCGTCATCGAGCAGTCCCTCGAGCAGTCCCTCGAGCAGTCCATCGAACAGTCCGTCGTGCCGTGCCAGAAAGCGGCACCGTACGACGAGTGGTACCTCCCCGAGGCGACGGCCGACGGTTCGGTGCCCACCGACCTCCTCGACCACCCCGACCCACGACGGGCCGCCGACGCCGCGGGCGTCGAGAACCTGCTGCGTTGCTGGGCCCGGGAGTGCGACCTGTCCCGGCCGGACGGGGACACCCTCCGCATCCCCCTCCCCGCCAGCGGAACGGCCCTGCTCGTCCCCGTCCACTACTGGTCGGCCACCGGCTGGCACCGCTTCGGGACACCGGCCCTGGAAGGGGCGCCCGAAGGAGCCCCGGCCGCCGACGCCGTCACGATCGCCGCCCTCCTGGGCCGCGAGGCCGACCGGGACGAGGGCGCCGACATGGTGGCCCGGGTGGCCGACTCGGTACGGCGGACCGCCGGCTTCATCGAGGAACGGCGCCGGGCCCCCGAGGCCCCCGCCGGAGCGGACCTCTTCCTCACCGCCGAGCAGTCGCTGCTCCTCGGCCACCCGCTCCACCCCACCCCCAAGAGCCGTGAGGGACTTTCCGACTCCGAATCCCGCCGCTACTCGCCCGAGTCGCACGGGTCCTTCCAGCTGCACTGGATGGCCGCCGACCGGTCCGTGCTGGACGACGACTCCGCCTGGACCGAGAGAGGCCGCCCCGTGCAGGCCATGGAACTGATCGCCCCGTACGCCGAGGGACTGCGCCTCCCCGTCGCCACCGAGCCGATCCCGCTCCACCCCTGGCAGGCCCGGGAACTCCGCCACCGCCCCGAAGTGGCCGCCCTGCTCGACG encodes the following:
- the hflX gene encoding GTPase HflX; this encodes MTSSSSLPQDAQNAQSATENVTESLTESLRADALMEEDVAWSHEIDGERDGEQFDRSERAALRRVAGLSTELEDVTEVEYRQLRLERVVLVGVWTSGTVHDAENSLAELAALAETAGAQVLDAVFQRRDKPDPATYIGSGKALELRDIVLESGADTVVCDGELSPGQLIHLEDVVKVKVVDRTALILDIFAQHAKSREGKAQVSLAQMQYMLPRLRGWGQSLSRQMGGGGSSGGGGMATRGPGETKIETDRRRIREKMAKMRREIAEMKTGREIKRQERKRNKVPSVAIAGYTNAGKSSLLNRLTGAGVLVENALFATLDPTVRRAETPSGRVYTLADTVGFVRHLPHHLVEAFRSTMEEVGESDLILHVVDGAHPAPEEQLAAVREVIREVGALDVPEIVVINKADAADPLVLQRLLRIEKHAIAVSARTGAGIEELLELIDTELPRPSVEIEALVPYIQGGLVSRVHAEGEVISEEHTSDGTLLKARVHEELAAELSSFIPVAH
- a CDS encoding diaminobutyrate--2-oxoglutarate transaminase family protein, with translation MAVTEPAPVAAPAVHEGILRRQSLRESAARTYARSLPIVPVRARGLTIEGADGRRYLDCLSGAGTLALGHNHPVVLEAIKKVLDSGAPLHVLDLATPVKDAFTTELFATLPKEFADDARIQFCGPAGTDAVEAAFKLVRGATGRSGLLAFTGAYHGMTAGALAASGGAEDVRVTRLPFPQDYRCPFGIGGERGAEIAARWTENLLDDPKGGTPPSAGMILEPVQGEGGVNPAPDGWMRRMREITAARSVPLVVDEVQTGVGRTGAFWAVEHSGIVPDVMVLSKAIGGSLPLAVIVYRSELDTWQPGAHAGTFRGNQLAMAAGTATLAFVRENRLDERAATLGARMLAALRALAADHPTVGDVRGRGLMLGLELVDPGGAAPGDGPEPPPAPVLAAAVQQECLHRGLIVELGGRHSSVVRLLPPLTLTDEQATAVVDRLADALAAAERLSFRRTTTGSVR